The genome window CGGAACCTCCATCTTGTCCGGCAAAAAGCCGTAATAGGGCATGAAGATGCGAACGTCGTATCCGAGTTTGCGGAGGACCTTCGGCAATGCACCGACAACATCGCCCATACCGCCGACCTTGGCGAGGGGTGCGGCTTCGGCCGCAACGAAGAGAATGCGCACCATAATGCTTTTTTTGGCTGACTGGCTGAACCGACAACTATGAAGGGAACGTTCCCCTACCTTTAGCAGAGTCTATACGGCGACCGGCCCGTTCGTATACCAAAGGGCGATCGCAAATGCGATCCCGAGCAAGTTCGACTTGGATGAAAGTACCTCAAACCGGAGCGGTCCCTGCTACTCAGCCGCGTCGCATGGCAAACCCGACCGGTCTAAATTTCTTAACGGGAGCCTGACCGCGCCAGATCAAATAGGGACGATCGCGATGTCTAACGCTCGATAATGGACTTGAAGGCAAAGTGCGGCAGTACGAGCATCCGCCGCCAGCGCCACGGCTCGCGGTAGAGACGGTAGAGCCATTCGAGATGAATGTTGCTCATCCACCCAGGCGCACGCGACTTCGCCCCTGCCCAGATATCGAAGCTGCCACCAACGCCGATCCAGGTCGCGGACGGACAAAGGTGTCGGTGGCGAACGATCCAGGATTCCTGACGCGGCACGCCAAGCCCGACCAAAATCAGGCGCGGTTGGCGAGCGCGGAGGTCCTCCAGAAACTCGGCTTGCCGCTCGGAAGCGATGTAACCGTGTTGGACGCCGATCTCGAGTTGCGGGTACTGTTGCTGCCAGTAGCGCGCTGCTGCCGCTGCCCGACCGGGCATTCCGCCGTAAAAGAAGACAGAATGAGGTGCAGGTAAACGCGCCAATCGCGCGACAGCTTCGGCAGCCAGCTCGATGCCGGCGCAGCGCGCTTGCAGAATGCCGCGCAAGCGCAAGTAGAACACCACGCCCGAACCGTCGGGAATGACAAGATCCGCTTGCCGAATTGCCGCTGCTAGCTCGGAATTCTGTCGAGCGAGCATTGCCATCTCGGAGTTCAGCGTCACTACGTGGGTGCCGGCACTGGCTTCCATCCGCTCTTGTAGCCACCCAGCAAAATCGTCGCACAGGTGGATTGGAAGCCCTAGGACCGAAGCCTGGACTGGCTCAACCGTATCGGTCAACTCCGGGAGCGATTGTTTTGATTGTTTCTGAGCGCGTACCACTCTTACGTCATTCCTAAATATATTTAAAGTCTGCAATTGTTTACTCGATCCAGCGACGGACAGTCCCACACAAAGGTTGCAGTAGTCGCTCCAATTGCCCGCACGGATAGTATGTTATTTCCAATTCCGACAATAACCACAGTATCAGACTTTTCCGTAGCCGAGCCAACTGAAACAAAGACACACGAAAGACGCTTCGCAGTTGCCACCAAGAAACCTAAATTTTATCGGTATGGTTTATCCAAACTTTTGGGT of Rubidibacter lacunae KORDI 51-2 contains these proteins:
- a CDS encoding WecB/TagA/CpsF family glycosyltransferase, whose translation is MVRAQKQSKQSLPELTDTVEPVQASVLGLPIHLCDDFAGWLQERMEASAGTHVVTLNSEMAMLARQNSELAAAIRQADLVIPDGSGVVFYLRLRGILQARCAGIELAAEAVARLARLPAPHSVFFYGGMPGRAAAAARYWQQQYPQLEIGVQHGYIASERQAEFLEDLRARQPRLILVGLGVPRQESWIVRHRHLCPSATWIGVGGSFDIWAGAKSRAPGWMSNIHLEWLYRLYREPWRWRRMLVLPHFAFKSIIER